A part of Helicobacter fennelliae genomic DNA contains:
- a CDS encoding efflux RND transporter permease subunit — protein MYKFAINRPITTLMFSLGIIFFGVLGLKKLPTALFPNIDFPIILVSTTYPGASPLTIESKVTDKIEEKVLGIDGLKNVTSMSVRNVSLVIVQFQLEKPMDQAVSDVINKVSGVTFTDPNIYKPSIDKFDTNGQAIISLFLSSDTIPESELMKHSENIVKPLLQKISGVGNVQLNGYRERQIRIYPDPTLMNKYGITYNQISNMLGQENTEIDGGRIVNSTQVFWITTDANSKSLKDTADIQLTSNIRLGDIAVIEDGLEEYKTFASFDNEPGVIFEVQKIAGANDITIADGVYEALPTIKAVSPGYNVRTFLDTTDYIRESLHDIEFDLILGGILAVSIVFVFLRNVTITLVSAISIPISVLGTFALVQMMGYTLNMLTMMAITLSIGIIIDDAIVVIENIHKKLEAGLGKREAAYEGVREIAFAIFAISAMLLSVFIPVGNMTGIIGKFFQSFGITVALAIGVSYIVVMTVIPMVSSLIVNPKQSRFYHWSEPFFQKLQTAYAKTLTVVLNQKIIVSILVFGVFIGSVFVLGRIGMEFMLQEDRSQAYFWVQTQPGISIYEMRKKTEVLQSAIKADPSVDYVSMQVAYGKTQNTNKSKIYVKLKERKDRNIGQFEWMKEMTKKLYAIPESKGLVIIPAEVPLIGGGDNSALQVYIYSPQQELVDESMANLKHFLLEGTLKGKVTDYHTSVSDMQPEYRLNILRQNANQYGITAQDIGNAISAAFSGETQVAYYKEVGKEYKITLRVPDDKRISVDDIKKIQIKNKNGDMMFIDGLIEIEQTQTPSTINRYNRQRSVTIYANPDKSGGMALDQILRTIEENKSQWLVEGAGYTFSGEADNLTETQEAFGIAVATAFVLIYLILAALYESILEPIIIMVTMPLSFSGAFFGLGLAGQPLSMFSLMGLILLIGMVGKNATLLIDVANEKREEGFSISEAILLAGELRLRPILMTTIAMVFGMLPLAIATGQGSAMKSAIGICMIGGLIVSMFLSLLIVPIFYRFLAPIDDRIKRFYRVAKSERLS, from the coding sequence ATGTATAAATTTGCAATTAATCGCCCCATAACAACCCTTATGTTTTCTTTGGGGATCATCTTTTTTGGGGTTCTAGGACTCAAAAAACTTCCCACCGCATTGTTTCCAAACATTGACTTTCCAATCATTCTTGTTAGCACAACTTATCCGGGAGCAAGCCCGCTTACTATTGAAAGTAAAGTGACTGACAAAATCGAAGAAAAGGTGCTAGGAATTGATGGGCTAAAAAATGTAACCTCAATGAGTGTGCGTAATGTCAGCCTTGTCATCGTGCAGTTTCAGCTTGAAAAGCCAATGGATCAGGCTGTAAGCGATGTCATCAATAAAGTCTCTGGTGTAACATTTACTGATCCAAATATCTACAAACCCTCTATCGATAAGTTTGATACAAACGGACAGGCTATTATTTCGCTTTTCTTAAGTAGCGATACGATTCCAGAATCTGAGCTTATGAAGCATTCAGAAAACATTGTCAAGCCACTTTTACAAAAAATCTCAGGCGTAGGAAATGTCCAGCTTAATGGCTATCGAGAGCGACAAATCAGAATCTATCCCGATCCGACTTTGATGAATAAATATGGCATCACATATAACCAAATCTCAAATATGCTAGGACAGGAAAATACCGAGATTGATGGCGGTAGAATCGTCAATAGCACGCAGGTTTTTTGGATAACCACTGACGCAAACTCAAAGAGCCTCAAAGATACCGCTGATATTCAGCTCACTTCAAATATCCGCTTAGGCGATATTGCTGTGATTGAAGATGGACTTGAAGAATACAAAACCTTTGCGTCTTTTGATAATGAGCCGGGTGTGATTTTTGAGGTGCAAAAAATCGCCGGAGCAAATGATATAACTATCGCTGATGGCGTGTATGAAGCTCTGCCAACGATCAAAGCTGTAAGCCCGGGATATAATGTGCGTACATTTTTGGATACGACTGATTATATCCGAGAATCCTTGCATGATATTGAGTTTGACTTGATTCTAGGCGGAATCTTGGCTGTGTCGATTGTGTTTGTGTTTTTACGCAATGTAACCATTACGCTTGTCTCAGCGATTTCGATTCCGATTTCTGTGCTAGGGACTTTTGCGCTCGTGCAGATGATGGGCTATACGCTCAATATGCTTACGATGATGGCGATTACGCTTTCGATTGGGATTATCATCGATGATGCGATTGTCGTGATAGAAAATATCCATAAAAAGCTTGAAGCTGGGCTTGGCAAGCGAGAAGCAGCGTATGAAGGCGTGCGTGAGATTGCGTTTGCGATTTTTGCGATTTCTGCGATGCTATTGTCTGTGTTTATTCCTGTGGGAAATATGACAGGAATCATTGGTAAATTTTTTCAAAGTTTTGGGATTACAGTTGCTCTTGCGATTGGCGTTTCATATATCGTGGTGATGACGGTTATTCCTATGGTGAGCTCACTTATTGTCAATCCTAAGCAATCAAGATTCTACCATTGGAGTGAGCCGTTTTTTCAAAAGCTACAAACTGCGTATGCAAAAACGCTCACTGTCGTGCTCAATCAAAAAATAATCGTCTCGATTCTTGTATTTGGCGTATTTATCGGCTCCGTTTTTGTGCTTGGCAGAATCGGAATGGAATTTATGCTTCAAGAGGATCGCTCTCAAGCGTATTTTTGGGTGCAAACACAGCCCGGAATTAGCATTTATGAAATGCGTAAAAAAACCGAAGTCTTGCAAAGTGCGATCAAAGCAGATCCTAGCGTGGATTATGTTTCCATGCAAGTTGCCTATGGCAAAACCCAAAACACAAATAAATCCAAAATCTATGTAAAGCTCAAAGAAAGAAAGGATCGCAATATCGGGCAGTTTGAATGGATGAAAGAAATGACAAAAAAGCTTTATGCTATTCCAGAATCTAAAGGCTTAGTCATCATTCCTGCTGAAGTGCCACTCATTGGTGGTGGGGATAATTCAGCACTTCAAGTCTATATCTACTCACCACAACAAGAGCTTGTCGATGAAAGCATGGCAAACTTAAAGCATTTTTTGCTTGAGGGCACACTAAAAGGCAAGGTTACGGATTATCACACTTCTGTATCTGATATGCAGCCTGAATACCGCTTAAATATTTTGCGCCAAAACGCTAATCAATACGGAATTACCGCGCAAGATATAGGAAATGCCATTAGTGCTGCATTTTCTGGTGAGACACAAGTCGCCTACTACAAAGAAGTCGGCAAAGAATACAAAATCACACTCCGCGTGCCTGATGACAAAAGAATCTCTGTTGATGACATCAAAAAAATCCAAATCAAAAACAAAAATGGCGATATGATGTTTATTGACGGGCTTATTGAAATCGAGCAAACACAAACCCCATCAACCATCAACCGCTACAACAGACAACGAAGCGTTACGATTTATGCAAATCCTGACAAATCAGGCGGTATGGCACTTGATCAGATTCTGCGCACAATCGAAGAAAACAAATCACAATGGCTTGTCGAGGGTGCAGGATATACATTCTCCGGAGAGGCTGATAACCTCACAGAAACGCAAGAAGCCTTCGGAATCGCAGTGGCAACGGCATTTGTGCTGATATATTTAATCTTAGCGGCATTGTATGAGTCAATCCTTGAGCCAATCATCATTATGGTAACCATGCCTCTAAGCTTCTCTGGGGCGTTTTTTGGGCTTGGGCTAGCAGGGCAGCCACTTAGTATGTTCTCGCTTATGGGGCTGATATTATTGATAGGAATGGTCGGCAAAAACGCGACCTTGCTTATTGATGTGGCAAATGAAAAACGTGAAGAAGGGTTTAGTATATCAGAGGCGATTTTACTTGCTGGGGAGCTACGATTGCGCCCTATTTTGATGACAACCATTGCTATGGTGTTTGGAATGCTTCCTTTAGCCATAGCCACAGGGCAAGGTTCAGCGATGAAGTCAGCTATCGGAATTTGTATGATCGGCGGGCTTATTGTGTCGATGTTTTTGAGTTTGCTTATCGTGCCTATTTTTTATAGATTCTTAGCTCCTATTGATGATCGCATCAAGAGATTTTATAGAGTAGCAAAAAGCGAGCGACTCTCTTGA
- a CDS encoding efflux RND transporter periplasmic adaptor subunit — MKKFLIGLLTLGMVEIAWSDDVYAIFNIKAVQDSSLAIDSTGIIDKIFVDVDSVVKKGDQLLVIYNKDKEAQFQAIKEQYLFAKKQYERYNKSGDVVDKNTLDQYHSNYKKLEADYNYYQSLLDKTILRAPFNGVIAEKKVELGDGVNANNTTLFRLVSENKKIVLQFDSKYLSKVQVGNLYEFSIDGAGTKKTATITKIYPTIDESTRKVTAEAAVESSLKPGLFGDGYIKTK, encoded by the coding sequence ATGAAAAAATTTTTAATAGGACTTTTGACTTTGGGTATGGTAGAGATCGCGTGGAGCGATGATGTTTATGCGATTTTTAATATCAAAGCGGTGCAGGATTCTAGCCTCGCGATAGATTCTACTGGGATCATTGATAAAATCTTTGTTGATGTTGATAGCGTAGTCAAAAAAGGCGATCAATTACTTGTGATTTACAATAAAGACAAAGAAGCGCAGTTTCAGGCGATCAAAGAGCAATATCTCTTCGCCAAAAAACAATATGAGCGATACAATAAAAGTGGTGATGTCGTCGATAAAAACACACTTGATCAATACCACTCAAACTACAAAAAGCTAGAGGCTGATTATAATTATTATCAATCGTTACTTGACAAAACGATTTTGCGCGCGCCATTTAATGGAGTCATTGCCGAGAAAAAAGTCGAGCTAGGAGATGGTGTGAATGCCAATAATACGACATTGTTTCGACTTGTGAGTGAGAATAAAAAAATCGTTTTACAATTTGATTCTAAATATCTTAGCAAAGTCCAAGTGGGCAATTTGTATGAATTCTCCATTGATGGAGCAGGCACCAAAAAAACAGCCACAATCACCAAAATCTATCCAACCATTGATGAAAGCACAAGAAAAGTAACCGCAGAAGCCGCCGTTGAAAGCTCTTTGAAGCCCGGATTATTTGGCGATGGCTACATCAAAACAAAATAG
- a CDS encoding TolC family protein: MRFFTIWLVIGLATLHSLYALSREEPLRDNPQNTIQNTQTPSQFDLQETSQDLISQIEELTKDSKNKVGLKELLNAAQNNYSLQAKMLEVQANKKNVFVAKASFLPRFDVDYSYQYNYKALNGISMTPGVDIMSFGQHGNYQAQAANAKFSLDLFSGFSTLNLIKERQATHRSSIADAEYTKQQIYLQVIQQYYSFFNNLSQLLSLKRKYEEVLSDLKRVEKLYNAGLSTIDDLESLKSQAANSQYQIADMKLSVEENILMLKYLTNLEFDGLTREELLTPAIKTDIERQDIVALKEQVKSLSYQNKQYNYYPTITLSDTYTYQIQKPGYASGGGFYAIMFPTHTNVISVTATLKIFDDIGLSLQKQYMKINQLAQEKQLAYKQSEKTKDEALYRKRLEVAQSQIQSAEASLKSAVISFENIHKKYTNQLVNFTDYLRALSTRYDAEATYNQSLNNYELQKANYIFYSGQQIQDYIKQ, encoded by the coding sequence ATGAGGTTTTTTACTATTTGGCTTGTCATAGGGCTTGCAACGTTACATTCGCTTTATGCGCTATCACGAGAGGAGCCACTACGAGATAATCCACAAAATACAATACAAAATACCCAAACTCCCTCACAATTTGACCTTCAAGAGACATCACAAGATCTCATTTCTCAAATTGAAGAGCTTACAAAAGATTCAAAAAATAAAGTTGGTTTAAAAGAATTACTCAATGCTGCGCAAAACAATTATTCTTTGCAAGCAAAAATGCTTGAAGTCCAAGCCAATAAGAAAAATGTATTTGTCGCAAAAGCAAGCTTTTTGCCACGATTTGATGTGGATTATTCGTATCAATACAATTACAAAGCGTTAAATGGCATATCAATGACGCCGGGTGTGGATATTATGTCTTTTGGACAGCATGGAAATTATCAAGCGCAAGCTGCAAATGCAAAATTTTCGCTTGATTTGTTTAGTGGATTTAGCACGCTCAATCTCATCAAAGAGCGACAAGCCACGCACCGCTCCTCAATAGCAGACGCAGAATACACAAAACAGCAGATTTATCTTCAAGTGATTCAGCAGTATTATAGTTTTTTTAACAATCTTTCACAGCTTTTATCGCTCAAGCGCAAATACGAAGAAGTGCTATCGGATTTAAAGCGCGTTGAAAAACTCTATAATGCCGGACTTTCTACAATCGATGATCTTGAATCACTCAAATCCCAAGCTGCAAATTCCCAATATCAAATCGCTGATATGAAGCTAAGCGTAGAGGAAAATATCCTTATGCTCAAATACCTTACAAATTTAGAATTTGACGGGCTTACACGCGAAGAGCTTTTGACCCCAGCAATAAAAACTGACATAGAAAGACAAGATATAGTCGCACTCAAAGAACAGGTAAAATCTCTCTCTTATCAAAACAAACAATATAATTATTATCCGACAATAACACTTTCTGATACTTACACATATCAGATCCAAAAGCCCGGCTACGCAAGCGGTGGCGGATTTTATGCGATTATGTTTCCAACACATACAAATGTCATAAGCGTAACAGCGACATTGAAGATATTTGATGATATAGGCTTAAGCCTTCAAAAACAATATATGAAAATCAATCAACTCGCGCAAGAAAAGCAACTCGCCTATAAACAATCAGAAAAAACAAAAGATGAAGCCCTCTATCGCAAACGGCTTGAAGTCGCACAAAGCCAAATCCAATCCGCAGAAGCAAGCTTGAAATCCGCGGTTATTTCATTTGAAAATATCCACAAAAAATACACAAATCAGCTTGTCAATTTCACGGATTATTTGCGAGCATTAAGCACAAGGTATGACGCTGAAGCAACATATAATCAAAGCTTGAATAATTATGAATTACAAAAAGCAAATTATATTTTTTATAGCGGTCAGCAAATCCAAGACTACATAAAACAATAA
- a CDS encoding ATP-binding protein, which yields MPFKSLQAKVVFLFCLAICFATFFSYQVDKIMRKNEIIHSKSEIIYLVRTITPNIIINHFVSVKFAIDQFGFERISALPKGYEILYENNENSQNAPHILIFNTQDSIGFQITHKTYSIIAQRPIEYGFIGRGQLWFFLGFFISVIIALGLIVLRLLYPLRQIQNAIKNFSQHANQAIYLHIKRDDEIGDLAQSFNAMSQKVSNVLLTKQLLLRSIGHELKTPLAKMKLFVEVEKQNGNPSASKFLDFVNDLQQLIDNLLEYGRLSSDKTKLNLQTFSAETLALKALESFDKSQDKILLDFKDNFSIQGDLRLLSIAFKNLIDNALKYNQADSITITIAQHRICVISESPPLNRAFSFYLEPFVRDANHETMPGHGLGLPIVNDILNLHHFCLEYEYKDGKHYFSMIFKN from the coding sequence ATGCCTTTTAAAAGCCTGCAAGCAAAGGTTGTTTTTTTATTTTGTTTGGCGATCTGTTTTGCGACTTTTTTTTCGTATCAAGTCGATAAAATCATGCGTAAAAATGAGATTATCCACTCCAAATCCGAAATCATCTATCTTGTCCGCACGATTACGCCAAATATCATCATTAATCATTTTGTCTCTGTGAAATTTGCAATCGATCAATTTGGGTTTGAGCGCATTTCAGCCCTTCCAAAAGGCTATGAGATTCTGTATGAAAACAACGAAAACTCCCAAAACGCGCCTCATATATTGATTTTTAATACCCAAGATTCCATTGGATTTCAAATCACGCACAAAACATACTCAATCATCGCGCAACGACCGATTGAATATGGCTTTATCGGAAGGGGGCAATTATGGTTTTTTCTAGGATTTTTTATCTCTGTGATTATTGCGCTAGGGCTGATTGTTTTGCGACTCTTGTATCCGCTTAGGCAGATCCAAAATGCTATCAAAAACTTTTCACAGCACGCCAATCAAGCTATTTATCTGCATATCAAGCGCGATGATGAGATTGGCGATTTGGCACAATCATTTAACGCAATGAGCCAAAAAGTCTCAAATGTGCTTTTGACAAAGCAGCTTTTGTTGCGTAGTATCGGGCATGAGCTCAAAACCCCGCTTGCAAAAATGAAGCTTTTTGTCGAGGTAGAAAAACAAAACGGCAACCCTTCAGCATCAAAATTTTTGGACTTTGTAAATGATTTGCAGCAACTCATTGATAATCTCTTAGAATACGGAAGGCTAAGTAGCGACAAAACAAAGCTTAATCTCCAAACTTTCTCCGCTGAAACACTCGCACTCAAAGCCCTTGAATCCTTTGATAAATCTCAAGATAAGATTCTGCTTGACTTTAAGGATAATTTCTCGATTCAAGGTGATTTGAGGCTTCTTAGCATTGCGTTTAAAAACCTCATAGACAACGCGCTCAAATACAATCAAGCAGATTCTATTACAATCACAATCGCGCAACACAGAATCTGCGTCATTTCAGAATCTCCACCGCTTAATCGCGCATTTTCGTTTTATCTTGAGCCATTTGTCCGCGATGCTAATCACGAAACAATGCCCGGACATGGGCTTGGACTGCCAATTGTCAATGACATTTTGAATCTGCATCATTTTTGCCTTGAGTATGAATATAAAGACGGGAAACATTATTTTTCTATGATTTTTAAAAATTAG
- a CDS encoding response regulator transcription factor, with the protein MVKLLLIEDDLEMQGLIKVYLEQAKFEVVTTHSPTQALEILKDQKNRIDLIILDLGLPEMDGLELCKKIRQLTKIPIIISSARGDIYNKIQGFDKGADDYLAKPYEPVELIARLEAMLRRLKPKETTFDNLVINTQKREVYLDNALVDLTNAEFDILALLIENRLHPISREAIANTISAIHDDSSLRSIDTHMHNLRIKLNDNAKEPKFLQSVWGIGYKFCL; encoded by the coding sequence ATGGTAAAGCTACTTTTAATCGAAGATGATTTGGAAATGCAAGGACTCATCAAAGTATATCTTGAGCAAGCGAAATTTGAGGTTGTAACCACGCATTCACCGACTCAAGCACTTGAGATTCTCAAAGATCAAAAAAATCGCATTGATTTGATTATCCTTGATCTTGGATTACCTGAAATGGACGGCTTAGAGCTTTGCAAAAAAATCCGACAACTCACTAAAATCCCTATCATCATCTCAAGCGCGCGTGGTGATATTTACAACAAAATCCAAGGCTTTGACAAAGGTGCTGATGATTACCTTGCAAAGCCGTATGAGCCTGTTGAGCTTATCGCAAGGCTTGAGGCAATGCTACGCAGACTCAAGCCCAAAGAAACAACTTTTGATAATCTTGTCATCAATACCCAAAAACGAGAAGTGTATCTTGATAATGCACTTGTGGATTTGACAAATGCAGAGTTTGATATACTCGCGCTTTTGATAGAAAACCGCCTCCACCCGATTTCGCGAGAAGCGATCGCAAACACAATTTCAGCCATTCATGATGATAGCTCACTGCGAAGTATTGATACACATATGCATAATCTCCGCATAAAGCTTAATGATAACGCCAAAGAGCCGAAGTTTTTGCAATCTGTCTGGGGCATAGGATATAAATTTTGTCTCTAA
- a CDS encoding glycosyltransferase family 25 protein — MFHIFIISLQNSPRRAFMQEQCTHLDRGICQVHFFDAIDFRTNAYPALNSKIKPLWNRIYWGRELSISELGCFGSHYSLWEKCIELNAPIIVLEDDVKLESFFMQGLQEIDQSGFEYVRLMGLFDVKIEPIKTKSAESKLAESTTKTQHFFKTTDQIAGTQGYYLTPNAAKKFIAKLHSFCMPVDDYMDCFFIHKVGNILYKPYLIAPAELESTISGRIKQPFSVFKITRECFRLWRKLRRLLHCL, encoded by the coding sequence ATGTTTCATATTTTTATCATCTCACTTCAAAACTCGCCAAGAAGGGCATTTATGCAGGAGCAATGCACGCATTTAGATAGAGGTATATGTCAGGTGCATTTTTTTGATGCGATAGATTTTCGGACAAATGCATACCCTGCGCTAAACTCCAAAATCAAGCCACTATGGAATAGAATCTATTGGGGAAGAGAGCTAAGCATAAGTGAGCTTGGGTGCTTTGGGTCGCATTATAGTTTGTGGGAGAAATGTATTGAGCTCAATGCCCCAATCATAGTGCTTGAAGATGATGTGAAATTAGAGTCATTTTTTATGCAAGGCTTGCAAGAAATAGATCAAAGTGGCTTTGAGTATGTGCGGCTTATGGGGCTTTTTGATGTCAAAATAGAACCAATAAAGACAAAATCCGCAGAATCCAAACTCGCAGAATCCACCACCAAGACGCAACATTTTTTCAAAACAACCGATCAAATCGCAGGAACACAAGGCTATTATCTCACGCCAAATGCTGCCAAAAAATTTATCGCCAAACTCCATAGCTTCTGTATGCCTGTTGATGATTATATGGATTGTTTTTTTATACATAAGGTTGGAAATATCCTCTATAAGCCCTATCTCATCGCACCAGCAGAGCTAGAATCCACAATTTCTGGGCGTATCAAACAGCCTTTTTCTGTGTTTAAAATAACGCGCGAGTGCTTTCGATTATGGCGCAAACTTAGGCGATTGCTTCATTGCTTATAA
- the thrC gene encoding threonine synthase, which yields MLPFVSTRNASAKQSDFIHAILYPQAPDNGLWTLQHLPHIDWSAYLDLGYDELCKAVFENLHIMPPQSLANSHTNSYANANTFADALTHALKLYKRFDDPTNPAPLHKLGNAYFLELYHGPTRAFKDMALSPFGAIFASVAKDQNKQFLILTATSGDTGPATLESFANQPNIKVVCLYPKGGTSEVQALQMITNPAQNIKVFGIDGNFDDAQSALKNLLNDKEFLQNLDSHNFSLSVANSVNFGRIAFQIVYHIWGYLQLVKNGSIKYGEKIYSVIPSGNFGNALGAFFAKKTGLPIEKIIIASNKNNILTEFIQSGIYDISTRTLQKTLSPAMDILKSSNVERILFALFGDVRTKELLNSLQQQSKYVLTKDELALLQQDFLAWWCDDCRTQSIIKSTFAKGYIIDPHTAIAYGAYQELCANSNNPKALIASTAEWSKFAPSVAESISDKKLNDTQAIAKMCENGAKISPAIMALFDKPIIHKQVIHSSEIKHEILRWIQSDKK from the coding sequence ATGCTTCCTTTTGTATCGACAAGAAATGCAAGTGCCAAACAAAGTGATTTTATACACGCAATCCTTTATCCGCAAGCCCCAGATAATGGGCTTTGGACACTTCAACACCTACCGCATATAGATTGGAGTGCGTATTTGGATTTAGGCTATGATGAGCTTTGCAAGGCAGTATTTGAGAATCTACACATTATGCCACCTCAGTCTTTAGCAAACTCCCATACTAACTCTTATGCCAACGCGAACACTTTTGCAGACGCACTCACACATGCGCTCAAGCTGTATAAACGCTTTGATGATCCTACAAATCCAGCACCCTTGCATAAGCTTGGCAATGCGTATTTTTTGGAGCTTTATCATGGACCAACGCGCGCTTTTAAAGATATGGCATTAAGCCCATTTGGAGCGATTTTTGCCTCTGTGGCTAAGGATCAAAATAAGCAATTCCTTATCCTCACTGCCACGAGCGGTGATACAGGACCAGCGACTCTTGAGAGCTTTGCTAATCAGCCAAATATTAAAGTTGTCTGCCTCTACCCAAAAGGTGGCACAAGCGAAGTGCAGGCATTGCAAATGATTACAAATCCAGCGCAAAATATCAAAGTATTTGGCATTGATGGAAACTTTGATGATGCGCAAAGCGCGCTCAAAAATCTTCTCAATGATAAGGAGTTTTTGCAGAATCTAGATTCTCATAATTTTTCGCTCTCTGTGGCAAATTCCGTAAATTTCGGGCGCATAGCATTTCAGATTGTGTATCACATTTGGGGATATTTGCAACTCGTAAAAAATGGCTCTATCAAGTATGGCGAAAAGATTTATAGTGTGATTCCAAGTGGTAATTTTGGCAATGCTTTGGGCGCGTTTTTTGCCAAAAAAACAGGGCTTCCAATTGAAAAAATCATCATCGCAAGCAATAAAAATAATATCCTTACAGAATTTATCCAAAGCGGAATCTATGATATTTCTACGCGAACTTTGCAAAAAACGCTCTCGCCTGCTATGGATATTCTCAAAAGCTCAAATGTCGAGCGCATTTTGTTTGCGTTATTTGGCGATGTGCGCACAAAAGAATTACTAAACTCCTTGCAGCAACAAAGCAAATATGTCCTCACCAAAGATGAGCTCGCATTGCTTCAGCAGGATTTTTTGGCGTGGTGGTGTGATGATTGTCGCACACAATCCATAATCAAAAGCACATTTGCCAAAGGCTACATCATCGATCCGCACACTGCGATCGCCTATGGCGCGTATCAAGAGCTTTGTGCTAACTCAAATAACCCAAAAGCATTGATCGCCTCAACGGCAGAATGGAGTAAATTTGCCCCAAGTGTCGCAGAATCTATCTCTGATAAAAAGCTAAATGACACGCAAGCGATTGCCAAAATGTGTGAAAATGGCGCAAAAATCTCTCCTGCTATCATGGCATTGTTTGACAAGCCAATCATTCACAAACAAGTCATACATTCTAGCGAGATAAAACATGAGATTTTACGCTGGATTCAAAGCGATAAAAAGTAA
- the glnA gene encoding type I glutamate--ammonia ligase — protein MNKVQIDKQAVAKFFEFCKANEVEFIDFRFTDIKGVWHHLAFSASSIDEGSFEGIPFDGSSIPAWQPVNKSDMVLIPDPVRYFIDPFTADTTAVVFCDVWDIYKNEPYEKCPRSIVKRAMKHLQESGIGDVAYFGPENEFFVFDSIKVKDSVNCQYYEIDTEEGEWNRDREFEGVNIGHRPGTKGGYFPVPPVDSMMDLRAEMVKVLNQVGLETFVVHHEVAQGQGEIGVKFGNMLEAADNVQKLKYVVKMVAHLNGKSATFMPKPLYSDNGSGMHVHTSIWKNGKNLFAGDAYEGLSEMALHYLGGVLKHARALAAFTNPSTNSYKRLIPGFEAPSILTYSAQNRSASIRVPYNSGEKAKRMEFRFPDSSSNPYLAFASMLMAGLDGIKNKINPGKPMEVNLFELTLDEIREKGIKQLPHTLRHAIEEMLVDKDYLKEGKVFSEEFIQTYKQYKFETEIWPWEGRPHPFEFITTYSC, from the coding sequence ATGAATAAGGTTCAAATTGACAAACAAGCAGTGGCAAAGTTTTTTGAGTTTTGCAAAGCAAATGAAGTGGAGTTTATCGACTTTCGATTCACAGACATTAAGGGCGTGTGGCATCATTTGGCGTTTTCTGCAAGCTCAATTGATGAGGGGAGCTTTGAAGGTATTCCATTTGATGGTAGCTCAATCCCTGCATGGCAGCCTGTCAATAAATCCGACATGGTGCTAATCCCCGATCCTGTGCGCTACTTTATCGATCCATTCACTGCAGATACCACAGCAGTGGTGTTTTGCGATGTGTGGGATATCTACAAAAACGAGCCTTATGAGAAATGCCCGCGCTCGATTGTAAAGCGCGCGATGAAGCATTTGCAAGAGAGCGGAATCGGCGATGTGGCGTATTTCGGTCCTGAGAATGAATTTTTTGTGTTTGATTCTATCAAGGTGAAAGATTCTGTAAATTGCCAATACTACGAGATTGACACAGAAGAGGGTGAATGGAATCGCGACAGGGAGTTTGAAGGCGTGAATATCGGGCATCGCCCCGGCACAAAGGGTGGCTACTTCCCCGTGCCTCCGGTAGATTCTATGATGGACTTGCGCGCTGAGATGGTAAAGGTGCTAAACCAAGTGGGCTTAGAAACCTTTGTCGTGCATCATGAAGTCGCTCAAGGGCAAGGTGAGATTGGCGTAAAGTTTGGCAATATGCTAGAGGCTGCAGATAATGTGCAAAAGCTCAAATATGTGGTGAAGATGGTCGCTCATCTTAATGGCAAGAGCGCGACATTTATGCCAAAGCCGCTTTATAGCGATAATGGCAGCGGAATGCATGTGCATACAAGCATTTGGAAAAATGGTAAAAATCTCTTTGCTGGCGATGCGTATGAGGGACTAAGTGAGATGGCACTGCATTATCTAGGTGGCGTGCTAAAACATGCGCGCGCGCTTGCAGCCTTTACAAATCCTAGCACAAACTCCTATAAGCGCCTTATTCCGGGCTTTGAAGCACCAAGCATTCTTACATATTCTGCGCAAAACCGCTCTGCAAGTATCCGCGTGCCTTATAATAGCGGCGAAAAGGCTAAGAGAATGGAATTTAGATTCCCCGATAGCTCAAGCAATCCTTACCTTGCGTTTGCCTCAATGCTTATGGCTGGGCTTGATGGGATTAAAAATAAAATAAATCCGGGCAAGCCAATGGAAGTGAATCTCTTTGAGCTTACCCTTGATGAGATCCGCGAGAAGGGCATTAAGCAGCTACCACACACACTGCGCCACGCGATAGAGGAAATGCTCGTAGATAAGGATTATTTGAAAGAAGGCAAGGTCTTTAGCGAGGAGTTTATCCAAACCTACAAGCAGTATAAGTTTGAGACAGAGATCTGGCCATGGGAAGGACGCCCGCATCCATTTGAGTTTATTACAACTTATAGTTGCTAG